A single Henriciella sp. AS95 DNA region contains:
- the sufC gene encoding Fe-S cluster assembly ATPase SufC: MLKLDNLHASVGDGDEAKPIIKGLTLEVPKGEVHAIMGPNGAGKSTLSYVLTGREGYEVTEGSAALDGEDLLSMDPEERAAKGIFLSFQYPIEIPGVPVMTFVRTAMNAQRKRRGEDEISAPDFIKKAREVGATLKIDSDMLKRPLNVGFSGGEKKRLEIFQMMMLEPRFAILDETDSGLDIDALKTVADGVNALRRPDRGMLVITHYQRLLDHIKPDKVHVLAKGRIVTSGGPELALRLEKEGYDGILGEPA; encoded by the coding sequence ATGTTGAAACTTGATAATCTGCACGCGAGCGTTGGCGACGGTGACGAAGCAAAGCCCATCATAAAGGGGCTTACGCTTGAGGTGCCAAAGGGCGAAGTCCATGCGATCATGGGCCCCAATGGGGCCGGGAAGTCCACGCTTTCCTATGTTCTGACTGGACGTGAGGGCTATGAGGTTACCGAAGGTAGCGCTGCGCTGGACGGCGAAGACCTTCTTTCGATGGACCCGGAAGAACGGGCGGCAAAAGGTATTTTTCTATCCTTCCAGTACCCCATCGAAATTCCTGGTGTTCCCGTGATGACATTCGTTCGCACGGCGATGAACGCACAGAGAAAGCGACGCGGTGAAGACGAGATATCGGCACCTGACTTCATCAAGAAGGCTCGTGAAGTCGGCGCCACGCTGAAGATCGATTCAGACATGTTAAAGCGCCCATTGAATGTGGGTTTTTCGGGCGGTGAAAAGAAGCGGCTCGAAATCTTCCAGATGATGATGCTTGAACCGCGCTTCGCCATTCTGGATGAAACGGATTCCGGACTGGATATTGATGCTCTGAAAACGGTTGCGGATGGCGTAAACGCGCTTCGCCGGCCCGATCGCGGCATGTTGGTTATCACGCACTATCAGAGACTTCTCGATCATATCAAACCAGACAAAGTGCACGTGCTGGCAAAAGGGCGGATCGTGACTTCAGGCGGACCGGAACTTGCCCTTCGACTGGAAAAGGAAGGCTATGACGGCATCCTTGGGGAGCCGGCTTGA